The Dioscorea cayenensis subsp. rotundata cultivar TDr96_F1 chromosome 7, TDr96_F1_v2_PseudoChromosome.rev07_lg8_w22 25.fasta, whole genome shotgun sequence genome includes a region encoding these proteins:
- the LOC120265832 gene encoding putative multidrug resistance protein: MKSGKRGKSGSSISSLWTILKQADVSDKWLMVIGFIGATVNGLTTPIMLLITSKIMNSLAGVSSSTPLFIHDVNKNAIYMLYMACVSFVACFLEGYCWTRTGEQQVVRLRARYLKAVLRQDIEYFDMKVASTTEVVTSVSSDSIVIQDFLSEKMPNFIMNCSTFVGGYLIGFFMMWRLALVVFPTVVLLIIPGIIYGRILISITRKIREQYNKAGAIAEQAISSIRTVYSFVGEQRTIKEFGVALEGSFKLGVRQGLIKGITTGSNGVTFAIWAFMIWYGSKQVMFHGAKGGTIYGVGVAIITSGLAFGSAISNLRYFSEAISAGERILEVIERVPKIDSESEEGEILESFVGELEFKDLKFSYPSRPESLVLNDFNLKIPAGKIVALVGSSGSGKSTVIGLLERFYDPEFGSIHVDGVDIKKLKLKWLRSQMGLVSQEPALFATSVKENILFGKEDASMEEVVAAAKIANAHEFISNLPDGYDTQVGERGVQMSGGQKQRIAIARAVLKSPKILLLDEATSALDTESERIVQEALDMASVGRTSIVIAHRLSTIRNADIIAVAQDGRVTETGTHDELMRDEFGLYSSLVQLQQTKGGSDECSSIDSLTAVILSEDQSLNHKIEEGMPNSSLKSEEKPTKAFPAPSFQRLLLLNEPEWKQGTVGCFGAMAFGAIQPLYALAMGSMISVFFLKNHDEIKAKTRTHSLLFISLSFLSFFSNIAQHFSFGVMGEHLTKRVRERILSKILTFEVAWFDKDENSTGAICSRLAKDAVVVRSLVGDRMSLLVQTATAIVIACTLGLVTAWRLALVMMTVQPLIIVCFYSRKMLLKSMSTKAVKAQLESSKLAAEAVSNIRTVTAFSAQEKILRLFELTQEGPQKENLRQSWIAGLVLGISHSLTKCAFALSFWYGGRLVSHHLLTPKSLFQTFLILVGTGRVIANAGSMTSDLAKGAEAVSSVFTILDRQTCIEPDDSKGDSPKKLIGRVDIVDVDFAYPSRPDVLIFNNFSLSIGADKSTAFVGRSGSGKSTIIGLIERFYDPLMGSIMIDNKDIKTYHLRCLRRHIAMVGQEPVLFAGTIEENIAYGVDKTTEAEIESAARAANAHEFVSSLKDGYKTWCGDKGIQLSGGQRQRIAIARAILKNPSILLLDEATSALDTRSEKVVQDALEKVMIGRTCVVVAHRLSTIQNCDIIVVLEKGVVVEKGTHAALLEKGPSGSYFSLVSLQQRNLNV, encoded by the exons atgaagagtgGGAAGAGAGGGAAGTCTGGTTCTTCAATCTCATCTTTATGGACAATACTCAAGCAAGCAGATGTTTCAGATAAGTGGTTGATGGTCATTGGATTCATTGGAGCCACAGTTAATGGGCTTACAACTCCAATCATGCTTCTGATAACCAGCAAGATTATGAACAGTTTGGCTGGTGTTTCTTCTTCAACCCCACTCTTCATCCATGATGTCAACAAG AATGCTATTTATATGTTGTACATGGCTTGTGTATCCTTTGTGGCTTGTTTTTTAG AGGGATATTGTTGGACAAGAACTGGAGAACAACAAGTGGTGAGGCTGAGAGCTAGGTATCTTAAGGCTGTTCTTCGTCAAGATATCGAGTATTTCGACATGAAGGTTGCATCAACCACAGAGGTTGTTACTAGTGTTTCCAGTGACAGCATTGTCATTCAAGACTTCCTCAGTGAGAAg ATGCCAAATTTCATTATGAATTGTTCCACATTTGTTGGTGGATATTTGATTGGTTTCTTCATGATGTGGAGATTGGCTTTGGTTGTTTTCCCAACTGTTGTGCTTCTTATCATACCTGGGATCATCTATGGGAGAATTCTTATTAGCATTACTAGGAAGATCAGAGAACAATACAACAAAGCCGGGGCAATTGCCGAGCAGGCAATTTCCTCTATTCGAACTGTATACTCTTTTGTCGGCGAGCAGAGAACGATAAAAGAGTTTGGCGTTGCACTTGAAGGTTCATTCAAGCTAGGAGTGAGACAGGGGTTGATCAAAGGCATTACAACAGGGAGTAATGGTGTAACTTTTGCAATTTGGGCATTCATGATTTGGTATGGGAGTAAACAAGTCATGTTTCATGGAGCTAAAGGAGGAACTATTTATGGTGTAGGAGTTGCTATAATCACTAGTGGATT AGCATTTGGATCAGCAATTTCAAATTTGAGATACTTCTCAGAGGCAATCTCAGCTGGGGAAAGAATACTGGAAGTGATTGAGAGAGTGCCAAAAATTGACTCAGAGAGTGAAGAAGGTGAAATCTTGGAGAGTTTTGTAGGGGAGTTGGAGTTCAAAGATTTGAAGTTTTCATATCCTTCGAGGCCGGAGAGTCTCGTGCTCAATGATTTCAACTTGAAAATTCCGGCTGGGAAGATTGTAGCATTGGTAGGATCAAGCGGGTCGGGGAAGTCGACGGTGATAGGATTACTAGAAAGGTTCTATGATCCGGAGTTTGGTTCAATCCACGTTGATGGAGTGGATATCAAGAAGTTGAAACTGAAATGGTTGAGATCTCAAATGGGATTAGTGAGCCAAGAGCCTGCTCTATTTGCTACTTCTGTTAAGGAGAACATACTGTTTGGCAAAGAGGATGCTTCAATGGAAGAAGTTGTGGCTGCTGCAAAAATTGCAAATGCTCATGAATTCATTTCAAACCTTCCTGATGGTTATGACACCCAG GTAGGAGAAAGGGGAGTTCAAATGTCAGGAGGACAGAAACAAAGGATTGCTATAGCAAGAGCAGTGCTAAAATCTCCAAAGATTCTTCTGCTTGATGAGGCCACAAGTGCATTAGACACTGAATCAGAGAGGATAGTTCAGGAAGCACTTGACATGGCATCGGTTGGCCGGACTAGCATTGTTATTGCTCACCGATTGTCTACTATCAGGAATGCAGATATAATTGCAGTTGCACAAGATGGGCGTGTCACAGAGACAGGAACTCATGATGAACTTATGCGTGATGAGTTTGGTCTTTATTCATCCCTTGTTCAGCTTCAACAAACCAAAGGAGGATCAGATGAATGCTCATCCATTGATTCATTAACAGCGGTTATATTATCAGAGGATCAATCACTTAATCATAAGATTGAAGAAGGCATGCCTAATTCAAGCCTGAAATCTGAAGAAAAACCAACAAAAGCATTCCCTGCACCTTCATTTCAGAGACTACTACTATTGAATGAACCAGAGTGGAAACAAGGCACAGTGGGCTGCTTCGGTGCGATGGCATTCGGTGCGATACAACCTCTATATGCATTGGCAATGGGGAGTATGATATCGGTCTTCTTTCTCAAGAACCATGATGAGATCAAGGCGAAAACAAGGACTCATTCTTTGCTGTTCATCTCCTTATCTTTCTTATCCTTTTTCAGTAACATTGCACAGCATTTTAGTTTTGGTGTGATGGGGGAGCACCTTACTAAGAGAGTACGGGAGCGAATACTCTCAAAGATACTCACATTTGAGGTTGCTTGGTTCGACAAGGATGAAAACTCCACAGGGGCAATCTGCTCTCGTCTCGCCAAAGATGCTGTTGTG GTAAGATCATTGGTAGGAGATAGGATGTCGCTGCTAGTTCAAACAGCAACAGCAATCGTCATCGCTTGCACGCTTGGGCTGGTCACGGCATGGAGATTGGCTTTGGTCATGATGACTGTCCAACCTTTGATCATTGTTTGCTTCTATTCTCGCAAAATGCTTCTCAAGAGCATGTCAACCAAAGCTGTTAAAGCTCAGTTAGAAAGCAGCAAACTCGCCGCTGAAGCTGTTTCCAATATTCGCACTGTCACTGCTTTTTCCGCTCAAGAGAAGATTCTCCGGTTATTTGAGCTCACACAAGAAGGTCCTCAAAAAGAAAATCTACGGCAATCTTGGATTGCCGGACTTGTCCTCGGCATTTCCCATAGTCTTACCAAATGTGCATTTGCTCTCAGTTTTTGGTACGGAGGGAGATTGGTATCTCATCATCTTTTAACTCCAAAATCACTCTTTCAAACATTTCTAATTCTAGTCGGCACTGGCCGGGTGATTGCAAATGCCGGAAGCATGACTAGTGATCTTGCTAAAGGTGCCGAAGCAGTCAGTTCAGTGTTCACAATTCTTGATCGTCAAACATGCATTGAACCAGATGATTCCAAAGGTGATTCCCCAAAGAAGTTAATTGGGAGAGTTGACATTGTCGATGTCGATTTTGCATATCCATCACGACCAGATGTCTTGATCTTCAACAATTTTTCATTAAGCATTGGAGCTGATAAGTCAACTGCATTTGTGGGACGCAGTGGATCTGGCAAGTCAACTATCATCGGTCTAATTGAGAGGTTTTATGACCCATTGATGGGATCCATAATGATTGATAATAAGGACATAAAGACTTACCATCTCCGATGTTTGAGAAGGCACATTGCAATGGTAGGTCAAGAACCGGTTTTGTTTGCAGGCActattgaagaaaatattgCTTATGGTGTCGATAAGACTACTGAGGCGGAAATAGAGTCCGCTGCAAGGGCGGCTAACGCCCACGAATTTGTTAGCAGTCTAAAAGATGGATATAAAACATGGTGCGGAGATAAAGGGATCCAATTATCAGGTGGACAAAGACAACGTATCGCTATTGCTCGAGCAATATTAAAGAACCCAAGCATTTTGCTTTTGGATGAGGCCACAAGCGCATTAGATACTCGATCAGAAAAAGTGGTGCAAGATGCGTTGGAGAAGGTAATGATTGGGAGGACTTGCGTTGTGGTTGCACATAGACTGAGTACAATACAAAATTGTGATATCATTGTTGTTCTTGAGAAGGGAGTGGTTGTTGAGAAAGGTACTCATGCTGCTCTGCTTGAGAAGGGTCCTTCAGGTTCTTACTTTTCATTGGTTAGCCTCCAACAACGGAATTTGAATGTGTAA